The genomic stretch CGCAGCAGGTGGGCGTCCAGGGCGCGCGCGGCGAGTTGCGCGCGGGACTGGAGCCGCTCGACCCGGCCGGCGGTCCAGATGAGGTACGCCGCCACCAGGGCGACGACCACCGTCGCGCCCACCACCCACCACATGCCCGGCATCGTAGTGCTGCTCCCGTTCCTCCCGATCAGTCCGGCCCCACCCACTCCTGGTCGATCACCCGCCCGTCGGTCGCCTCGATCGCCGCTGCGTATACCTCCAGAACACGGCGGGCAACCACGGGCCAGTCGAAATTCGCCACCACCCGGTGCCCGCAGGCGGTCAACTCGGCCCGCTGGGCCGGGTCGTCCAGCAACTCGGCCAGACAGTCGCGCAACGTCACCGCGTCACCGGTGGGGAAGAGCCGCCCGGCCCGCCCGCCGTCGAGCACCCGGCGGAACGCGTCCAGGTCGCTGGCGACGATCGTGGTGCCGGCGGCCAACGCCTCGGTGAGGATCATGCCGAAGGACTCGCCCCCGGTGTTCGGCGCCACATAGAGATGCACGCTGCGCAGCATCCGGGCCTTCTCCTCCTCGGAGACCAGCCCGAGGAAGGTCACCCGATCCCGAAGACCAGGCGGAAACTGGTCGAAAAGGTCGTCCCGGTCCCCCGGGCCGGCGACCAGCAGACGCAGTCCGGGACGCTGCCGGGCCAACTCCACGAAGGCGTCGCGCAGGATCGGGAACCCCTTGCGGGGCTCGGTGAAACGGCCCAGGAAGCCCAAGGTCCCGCCGTCGCCCGGCGCGTACTCCCCCGGCCAGCCCGGCAACGGCTCCACCCCGGCGAACTTGGCCACCGCCACCCCGTTGGGGATCTCCACCGCACCGCCGTCCAGGTGCTCGACCTGCACCTTGCGGGCCAACGCGCTGACCGCGATCCGCGCGGTGATCCGTTCCAGCACGATCTGCAGGACGCCCTGGGCGACCGAGAGCACCCGGGAGCGGGTCATCGCGGTGTGGAAGGTGGCCACCACCGGCCCCCGCGCGGAGAGCACGGCGAGCATGGACAGGCTCAACGTCAACGGCTCGTGCACGTGCAGCACGTCGAAGTCGCCCCGGGTGATCCACCGGCGCACCCGGGCGGTGGAGACCGGCCCGAACGCGATCCGGGCCACCGAGCCGTTGTACGGCAGCGGCACCGACCGGCCGGCCGGCACCACGTACGGCGGCAGCGGCGAGTCCTCGTCCGCCGGAGCCAACACGCTCACCTCGTGGCCGAGCCCGATCAGCGCCTCGGCGAGATCCATGACGTGGTTCTGCACTCCGCCCGGCACGTCGAAGGAGTACGGGGAGACGATGCCAATCCGCATTGCGTCCGTCCCCTCAGTCCAGCCACATCCGCTGCAACATGTGCCAGTCTTGCGGATGCCGGGCGATGCCCGACGCGAGACCGTCGGCGATCCTCTGGGTCAGCGTACGGACCCGCTCGCCCAGCGTCCCCTCCGCCGGTCCCGGCACCGGCAGCGGCCCCTCGATCGAGGCGCACGCCGCATCCGGTTCGTACCACAGCGTCGCCGCGTACAGGGGGGCACCGGTCCGCAGCGCCAGCAGCGCCGGACCGGCCGGCATCCGGGTCCGGCCGTCGAAGAAGTCCACCTCCACGCCCCGGGCGGACAGGTCCCGGTCGGCCAGCAACGGCACCACCGCCCCGGCGTCGAGCCGGTCGGTCAGCACGTCGAGGGGCGAACGGGCACCGCCGGTGGTGGGCAGGATCTCCATGCCCAGGCCCTCCCGGAAGGCCACGAACCGCTCGAAGACGCCCTCCGGCTTGAGTCGCTCGGCGACGGTGGACAGCGGCCAGCCGTTGGCGACCACCCAGGCGCCGGCCATGTCCCAGTTACCGGCGTGCGGCAGCGCCACCACCGCGCCCCGCCCGGCCGCCACGTCGGCG from Micromonospora craniellae encodes the following:
- a CDS encoding glycosyltransferase family 4 protein, translated to MRIGIVSPYSFDVPGGVQNHVMDLAEALIGLGHEVSVLAPADEDSPLPPYVVPAGRSVPLPYNGSVARIAFGPVSTARVRRWITRGDFDVLHVHEPLTLSLSMLAVLSARGPVVATFHTAMTRSRVLSVAQGVLQIVLERITARIAVSALARKVQVEHLDGGAVEIPNGVAVAKFAGVEPLPGWPGEYAPGDGGTLGFLGRFTEPRKGFPILRDAFVELARQRPGLRLLVAGPGDRDDLFDQFPPGLRDRVTFLGLVSEEEKARMLRSVHLYVAPNTGGESFGMILTEALAAGTTIVASDLDAFRRVLDGGRAGRLFPTGDAVTLRDCLAELLDDPAQRAELTACGHRVVANFDWPVVARRVLEVYAAAIEATDGRVIDQEWVGPD
- a CDS encoding phosphatidylinositol mannoside acyltransferase; the protein is MNLTELGFIAGWRLVRVLPRPVAAAAFDAVADRAHRRRGAGASRLRANLRRVVGPEVPDAELDEFVRQGLRSYARYWMEAFRLPSLSREQVLAGFRLDGTEKLAADVAAGRGAVVALPHAGNWDMAGAWVVANGWPLSTVAERLKPEGVFERFVAFREGLGMEILPTTGGARSPLDVLTDRLDAGAVVPLLADRDLSARGVEVDFFDGRTRMPAGPALLALRTGAPLYAATLWYEPDAACASIEGPLPVPGPAEGTLGERVRTLTQRIADGLASGIARHPQDWHMLQRMWLD